In the Drosophila gunungcola strain Sukarami unplaced genomic scaffold, Dgunungcola_SK_2 000001F, whole genome shotgun sequence genome, one interval contains:
- the LOC128262687 gene encoding translocation protein SEC62 isoform X1, with product MSGEEEYFEEEEEQEQEIYDDGTEYTEPGAQKVDKPSKDEKNVAKWMKKNVKTKKTKFLSHIVEYFTSSKAIDALMKSKFAEGSSPLFTTREQVIEFLDVMLEHKFFHRAKKVPVTLEEIRGKSSGDKKGDKEKNQDKDKEKDKKDTDPEAENGQGDGGASGNEKEKKEKKKRKIRLDMHPEQIFVDGSEAYVWIYDPIPLHYWIFGFILLLGAVGICLFPLWPPLLRKGVYYLSVAAAGFLVFILALTVVRLIVFTIVWALTGGKLHFWIFPNLTEDVGFFASFWPLYESNYNSEGNSSSGKTDKKSKSKDKKKEKESDAEDTAVDADGDVDGDGDVDAEVSTLEPEKIELIKEHDTDMEIRKRRKVGADEYEDDDVDEEDPQTQPKDSKAGTPRNSGSDSESSSKDYEIISSSEVQNVAGN from the exons ATGAGCGGCGAGGAAGAGTActtcgaggaggaggaggagcaggagcaggagatATACGACGATGGCACG GAGTACACCGAACCGGGTGCCCAGAAGGTGGACAAGCCCTCGAAGGACGAGAAGAACGTGGCCAAGTGGATGAAGAAGAACGTCAAGACGAAGAAGACGAAGTTCCTGAGCCACATCGTCGAGTACTTCACCTCCAGCAAGGCCATCGATGCTCTGATGAAATCCAAATTCGCCGAGGGCAGTAGCCCGCTCTTCACCACCCGTGAGCAGGTGATCGAGTTTCTGGACGTGATGCTGGAGCACAAGTTCTTCCATCGCGCCAAGAAGGTGCCCGTTACTCTGGAAGAGATTAGGGGCAAGTCCAGTGGCGACAAGAAAGGGGATAAGGAAAAGAACcaggacaaggacaaggagaagGACAAGAAGGACACCGATCCGGAGGCCGAAAACGGCCAGGGCGACGGAGGTGCCTCTGGCAACGAGAAAGAGAAGAAGGAGAAGAAAAAGCGCAAGATCCGCCTGGACATGCATCCCGAGCAGATCTTCGTGGACGGCTCCGAGGCGTACGTGTGGATCTACGATCCCATTCCGCTGCACTACTGGATATTCGGCTTCATCCTGCTGCTGGGCGCCGTGGGCATCTGCCTGTTTCCCCTGTGGCCACCACTGTTGCGAAAGGGTGTCTACTATCTCTCCGTAGCCGCAGCTGGTTTCCTTGTCTTTATTCTGGCTCTGACCGTGGTGCGTCTAATTGTGTTCACCATCGTATGGGCACTAACCGGTGGCAAACTGCACTTCTGGATCTTCCCCAATCTGACCGAGGATGTGGGCTTCTTTGCCTCCTTCTGGCCGCTTTACGAG AGCAACTATAACAGTGAAGGAAATAGCTCCTCCGGCAAGACTGACAAAAAATCCAAGTCAAAGGACAAGAAGAAGGAGAAGGAAAGCGATGCCGAGGACACTGCTGTAGACGCGGATGGGGATGTTGACGGCGATGGTGATGTCGATGCAGAGGTCTCCACACTTGAACCAGAAAAAATCGAGCTTATCAAAGAACACGACACCGATATGGAGATCCGCAAGCGTCGCAAGGTGGGAGCCGATGAATACGAGGATGACGATGTGGACGAAGAGGATCCGCAGACGCAGCCCAAGGATTCCAAAGCTGG AACCCCACGCAACTCGGGATCCGACTCGGAGAGCTCTAGTAAAGATTATGAGATAATCAGTTCAAGTGAAGTGCAAAACGTTGCTGGCAACTAA
- the LOC128263408 gene encoding LOW QUALITY PROTEIN: uncharacterized protein LOC128263408 (The sequence of the model RefSeq protein was modified relative to this genomic sequence to represent the inferred CDS: deleted 1 base in 1 codon) produces MFRFYKLYSLYMSNMASGLTRQQEWCLCEKLPRAVLHIPVNRHLVCEVCGLARRPQDSAHSSSDEEAELAANRQRFLLEQRRTEEDKKSEVKAKKPNARASCRMNCVKCGGLSRPEGGQTRNGDPKHVKSKLYSVRHGFHSKPKRMLPRREKQEPSAPPPPMEWKPPPPPAPPPPPPPPPPASRLPWKEMPNLVKQDVFSQKNHILQSYSNLFVSNFIPLNTPITNGLGGAISKRSSYSSRPPLCHRSRPLPPLAQVRSNILASSQKSLEDREKGGSSSPQTSKDSLDADSDLASQFCPFDQYEGPSEDALVVNSARYLLHRPKSLYIEPRRDLRNNRIEALELELRSGCGSPAPSPPKVPVNPENDSPPDVQRPCFFMTKLVQQNLMKKINEIEFDCSSESGSLSSHTSNPSIIQQTQQGNAEQETGNLGNLDRQAAERSAIIASIWDQLIRSQASKSSAENSENDKGPELDQFPNHDNEDHGTSSFLSDVSTDQSLLSSNKTKHDQDYSKRFSTTLSSSSGERDFDRISDSSPNTTGKTIFSVKDKPNSILLKCSRCGNHRNVIQNAEYDTIKMKRDIIPKETDDINRTCLNIKLRNAIRHKLENLRTEKKKCSTMEDYEEGMNNDKHTTSIQTIFQRNFALVCHSQRSSSPTHCNNHQCAKNLPSILQTDKKKLESKVKPYNNSLIINTEHVPNISPTVLENKDEAKALPVDSVGLYRHKIQSISWAVVKNFETVAYMCAEIPKLRIATFVKDTKVVKGYIMESYVTNRPSLSLYEFRRPDIDPSELVSHSDKEGNVNDDSGPETPIAHITTPKRLSRSTKQRKNRKKPRLPVWPAHPLKYRSRKIKYEELEIAFDMQQNEILLDHQKKVLIFKNERVTNIYDAQQFSQSDMFCDMSTEEETKSNPINIIKGDQLFVNNSDSFVDSESLENKNTLSTEPKKESLNTRPLNLCVRKFNKNPINGNNETKDQNKISQVNPTKVSDNIRKRIDNALQLKLKKMMSKPIKLLGSTESSSVSKFLEPFTNKLAGTEEKELNSLRNSIALSSTKRGTKITTNSSDMTTVEKTVGGIDNAALSSASKDISELGARKLRKPIVNSDSKPNASCQKPLRLITNLENSTSSSEESKYVSMESRFHTRNIEDFKKVW; encoded by the exons ATGTTTCGCTTTTACAAGTTGTACTCGTTATACATGAGCAACATGGCCAGCGGGCTCACAAGGCAGCAGGAGTGGTGCCTGTGCGAGAAGCTGCCCCGAGCGGTGCTCCACATCCCGGTGAACCGCCATCTGGTCTGCGAGGTGTGCGGATTGGCCCGACGCCCCCAGGACAGCGCCCACTCCTCCAGCGACGAGGAGGCCGAGCTGGCCGCCAATCGCCAGAGGTTTTTACTGGAGCAACGTCGCACGGAGGAGGACAAAAAAAGCGAGGTGAAGGCGAAGAAACCCAATGCCAGAGCCAGTTGCCGGATGAACTGCGTCAAGTGCGGTGGCTTGTCCAGACCAGAAGGTGGCCAGACCCGAAATGGTGACCCCAAACACGTTAAAAGCAAGTTATATTCGGTTCGTCATGGCTTCCACTCGAAGCCAAAAAGAATGCTTCCACGCCGGGAGAAACAGGAACCCTCAGCGCCGCCACCTCCAATGGAGTGGaagccaccgccaccgcccgcc cctcctccacctccacctcctccaccACCAGCATCGAGGTTACCCTGGAAGGAGATGCCAAACTTGGTGAAACAAGACGTTTTCAGTCAGAAAAACCACATACTCCAGAGCTATAGTAATCTCTTTGTCAGCAACTTTATCCCGTTGAACACACCCATTACGAATGGCCTGGGAGGAGCCATCTCCAAGAGGAGCAGCTACAGCTCCCGTCCGCCACTCTGTCACAGGAGTCGTCCGCTGCCCCCACTGGCCCAAGTACGGTCCAACATCTTGGCCAGTAGTCAAAAGTCGCTGGAGGACAGAGAGAAGGGCGGCAGCTCCAGTCCACAGACGTCCAAGGATTCGCTAGATGCCGATAGCGATCTGGCCAGCCAGTTCTGTCCCTTCGACCAGTACGAGGGACCATCAGAGGATGCACTCGTCGTGAATAGTGCTCGCTACCTGCTCCATCGACCCAAATCGTTGTACATTGAACCACGCCGGGATTTGCGCAACAATCGCATCGAGGCCTTGGAGTTGGAACTGAGAAGTGGCTGTGGTTCACCGGCCCCTTCCCCTCCCAAAGTCCCCGTAAATCCCGAGAACGATAGTCCACCAGACGTACAGCGTCCTTGCTTCTTCATGACCAAGCTGGTACAGCAAAATCTTATGAAAAAGATCAATGAAATCGAATTCGATTGTTCAAGCGAAAGCGGCTCCTTGAGCAGCCACACTTCCAATCCCTCAATCATCCAGCAGACCCAACAAGGAAATGCGGAACAAGAGACCGGAAATTTAGGAAATTTAGACAGGCAAGCAGCCGAGAGATCCGCCATCATTGCTTCGATTTGGGATCAGCTTATCCGTTCACAAGCATCCAAGAGCTCTGCCGAAAACTCCGAGAATGACAAGGGCCCTGAATTGGACCAGTTTCCCAATCACGACAACGAGGACCATGGAACAAGTTCTTTTTTAAGTGATGTATCAACTGATCAGTCTTTACTTtcttcaaataaaacaaagcacGATCAAGATTATTCCAAACGCTTCTCAACAACACTAAGCTCTTCTAGCGGGGAAAGGGATTTCGATAGAATAAGCGATTCATCACCAAACACAACtggaaaaacaatattttctgTGAAGGACAAGCCCAATTCCATACTTTTAAAGTGCAGCCGTTGCGGAAATCACCGAAATGTTATACAGAATGCAGAATATGATACCATAAAAATGAAGAGAGATATAATACCTAAAGAGACCGATGACATAAATCGAACctgcttaaatataaaacttagAAATGCTATAAGGCACAAACTGGAAAACTTAAGAACTGAAAAGAAGAAATGCTCTACGATGGAAGATTACGAGGAAGGTATGAATAATGATAAGCATACAACATCCATCCAAACAATATTTCAAAGAAACTTTGCCCTTGTCTGTCATTCGCAAAGAAGTTCATCACCAACACATTGCAATAATCATCAATGTGCTAAAAACCTACCTTCCATTTTGCAGACTGACAAAAAGAAATTGGAGAGTAAGGTAAAACCCTACAACAAttcattaataattaatacGGAACATGTACCAAAtatttcaccaacggttttagaaaataaagatGAAGCCAAAGCCTTACCGGTGGATAGCGTTGGGTTATATAGACACAAAATTCAGTCGATCTCCTGGGCAGTGGTCAAAAACTTCGAGACAGTGGCCTACATGTGCGCAGAGATTCCCAAGCTCCGCATCGCTACCTTTGTAAAGGACACTAAAGTTGTTAAAGGATACATAATGGAAAGTTACGTTACGAATCGTCCTTCTTTGTCTCTCTACGAATTTCGTAGGCCTGACATAGATCCCAGCGAACTGGTATCCCACAGCGACAAGGAGGGAAATGTAAATGATGATAGCGGACCAGAAACTCCGATTGCCCATATAACTACTCCCAAGAGATTAAGCCGATCTACTAAGCAacgaaaaaatcgaaaaaaaccCCGTCTGCCGGTCTGGCCAGCACATCCTTTAAAATACCGAAGCCGCAAGATTAAGTACGAAGAACTTGAAATAGCATTTGATATGCAACAAAATGAGATCTTGTTAGATcatcaaaaaaaggttttgatttttaagaATGAAAGAGTTACCAATATCTACGATGCTCAACAGTTTTCCCAGTCGGATATGTTTTGCGACATGAGTACAGAGGAAGAAACAAAGTCAAATccaattaatattataaaaggtgatcaactatttgtaaataatagcGATAGTTTTGTAGATTCTGAAAGTTTGGAAAACAAGAATACTCTGAGTACAGAACCCAAGAAAGAGAGTTTAAATACTAGACCTCTAAACTTATGTGTtaggaaattcaataaaaatccCATAAATGGAAACAATGAGACAAAAGATCAGAACAAAATTTCCCAGGTGAATCCTACAAAAGTGAGTGATAACATAAGAAAACGCATAGACAATGCGCTGCAACTCAAgctcaaaaaaatgatgagtAAGCCGATAAAGCTGCTAGGATCGACTGAatcttcatcggtttcaaaatttttggaaccatttacaaataaattggcTGGTACAGAAGAAAAGGAACTTAACTCTTTACGGAACAGCATAGCATTGAGTTCAACAAAAAGAggaacaaaaataacaaccaaCTCTTCAGATATGACTACTGTCGAAAAAACTGTTGGAGGAATTGATAATGCTGCGCTATCAAGTGCATCAAAAGACATTTCAGAACTAGGTGCCAGAAAGCTTAGAAAGCCAATTGTAAATTCTGATTCAAAACCAAATGCTTCTTGCCAAAAGCCACTGCGTCTTATAACCAATTTGGAAAACTCAACCTCCTCAAGTGAGGAGTCAAAATACGTTTCGATGGAATCGAGGTTCCATACAAGAAACATAGAAGATTTCAAAAAGGTGTGGTGA
- the LOC128261813 gene encoding cytokine-like nuclear factor N-PAC isoform X2 gives MSKNKKLSLSGGDAAEKFIYKPKDLIWAKMKGFTPWPGMIVDPPLDLLSQQRRANTKCVFFFGSRNFAWIEENNIKPFEGPWKDELAKVSKPAAFRHAMTDIEKYIDDPAEVDEQVNKSCGAPNHATEADFDKIRDGLDSEENVADEAAADANNGVVAHVVGSPDEGEGLDGENNADSSASPATTPAATTKTGAKRTPKAKSVAAVSVKSAKGSATKSAQKRRTSAQQTPSGTSNAKRGKRAASGEAARDAGVDGASSTPTARRRVETDALLASLAAKRAPNAIALLDRPVVTRPETQVIDMSSRSNTLADREIVPSEQTFGFLGLGMMGSTIVKDLIYTGHKVVVWNRTIDKCQPFAEAGAEVKDTPMDVVEAADVIFCCVSDPKGAKDLVFGNCGVLQLKDLNNKAYVEMSTIDPDTSLDIGEGIKQCNGRYLEAQIHGSRQEAADGMLIILAGGDRSVFEECHSCFKTIAKNTFFLGNIGNACKVNLILQTILGVSLVGLAEALALADRFSISLNDIIDIFDLTSMKSPMLLAKGKEMAKGDFNPQQPLSHMQRDLRLVLNMAENLDQSMPVTSITNEVFKHTKRLGYSEHDSSAVFVRSRF, from the exons ATGTCGAAGAACAAAAAACTGTCGCTGTCGGGCGGCGATGCGGCGGAGAAGTTTATTTACAAACCCAAGGATCTGATATG GGCCAAAATGAAGGGCTTCACACCGTGGCCTGGAATG ATTGTGGATCCACCTCTTGATCTGCTCAGCCAGCAGCGCCGGGCGAATACCAagtgtgtgtttttctttggGTCTAGGAATTT TGCCTGGATTGAGGAGAACAACATCAAGCCCTTCGAAGGGCCTTGGAAGGATGAACTGGCCAAGGTGAGCAAGCCCGCTGCTTTCCGACACGCCATGACGGACATCGAAAAGTATATTGACGACCCCGCCGAGGTAGACGAGCAGGTGAACAAAAGCTGCGGTGCGCCTAATCACGCCACCGAAGCCGATTTCGACAAAATACGAGATGGCCTAGACAGCGAGGAAAATGTGGCAGACGAGGCGGCTGCCGATGCCAACAACGGAGTGGTGGCTCATGTGGTGGGCAGCCCTGATGAGGGCGAGGGCTTGGATGGGGAAAACAATGCAGATTCCTCAGCGTCTCCCGCAACGACGCCGGCAGCCACAACGAAGACAGGTGCTAAGCGGACGCCCAAGGCCAAGTCCGTGGCCGCCGTGTCGGTCAAGTCGGCCAAGGGATCGGCCACAAAATCCGCACAGAAACGGCGCACCTCCGCGCAACAGACGCCCAGTGGGACATCAAATGCCAAGCGAGGCAAGCGGGCTGCCTCCGGAGAAGCAGCGCGGGATGCGGGAGTTGACGGTGCCAGCTCCACGCCTACGGCCAGACGCCGGGTCGAGACTGACGCACTGTTGGCCTCGCTGGCGGCCAAGCGGGCACCGAATGCAATTGCTCTGCTCGACCGTCCGGTGGTCACTCGGCCAGAGACCCAGGTCATCGACATGAGCTCGCGTTCTAACACGCTGGCCGATCGCGAAATCGTGCCCTCAGAGCAGACTTTCGGCTTCCTGGGCCTTGGCATGATGGGATCGACCATAGTCAAGGACTTGATATACACGGGGCACAAGGTTGTGGTTTGGAACCGCACCATCGACAAG TGCCAGCCCTTTGCGGAGGCCGGAGCCGAAGTCAAAGACACTCCCATGGACGTGGTGGAGGCGGCTGACGTTATCTTCTGCTGCGTTTCGGATCCCAAGGGCGCCAAGGAT CTCGTGTTTGGCAACTGTGGCGTTCTGCAGTTGAAGGATTTAAACAACAAGGCCTACGTGGAAATGTCTACCATCGATCCGGACACCTCGTTGGATATTGGTGAGGGTATCAAGCAGTGCAACGGTCGCTATCTGGAGGCACAAATTCACGGCTCGCGCCAAGAGGCGGCGGATGGCATGCTCATCATCCTCGCCGGCGGCGATCGCTCAGTGTTCGAGGAGTGCCACTCGTGCTTCAAGACCATCGCGAAGAACACATTCTTCTTAGGGA ATATCGGTAATGCCTGTAAAGTGAACCTCATTTTGCAAACCATTTTGGGAGTGAGTCTGGTCGGGCTGGCCGAGGCGTTAGCACTTG CTGATCGTTTTTCAATTTCGTTAAATGACATCATAGACATCTTCGATTTGACTTCGATGAAATCACCGATGCTGCTGGCCAAAGGCAAAG AAATGGCCAAGGGCGATTTCAATCCACAGCAGCCTTTGAGCCACATGCAACGCGACTTGCGTTTGGTGCTAAACATGGCGGAGAATCTGGACCAGTCAATGCCTGTCACCAGCATCACCAACGAGGTGTTCAAGCACACCAAGCGCTTGGGCTACAGTGAACACGATTCGAGCGCCGTATTCGTAAGATCCAGATTTTAA
- the LOC128262687 gene encoding translocation protein SEC62 isoform X2, translating to MSEKKRTRRRKDEYTEPGAQKVDKPSKDEKNVAKWMKKNVKTKKTKFLSHIVEYFTSSKAIDALMKSKFAEGSSPLFTTREQVIEFLDVMLEHKFFHRAKKVPVTLEEIRGKSSGDKKGDKEKNQDKDKEKDKKDTDPEAENGQGDGGASGNEKEKKEKKKRKIRLDMHPEQIFVDGSEAYVWIYDPIPLHYWIFGFILLLGAVGICLFPLWPPLLRKGVYYLSVAAAGFLVFILALTVVRLIVFTIVWALTGGKLHFWIFPNLTEDVGFFASFWPLYESNYNSEGNSSSGKTDKKSKSKDKKKEKESDAEDTAVDADGDVDGDGDVDAEVSTLEPEKIELIKEHDTDMEIRKRRKVGADEYEDDDVDEEDPQTQPKDSKAGTPRNSGSDSESSSKDYEIISSSEVQNVAGN from the exons ATGTCGGAAAAGAAGCGCACCCGTCGTCGCAAGGAT GAGTACACCGAACCGGGTGCCCAGAAGGTGGACAAGCCCTCGAAGGACGAGAAGAACGTGGCCAAGTGGATGAAGAAGAACGTCAAGACGAAGAAGACGAAGTTCCTGAGCCACATCGTCGAGTACTTCACCTCCAGCAAGGCCATCGATGCTCTGATGAAATCCAAATTCGCCGAGGGCAGTAGCCCGCTCTTCACCACCCGTGAGCAGGTGATCGAGTTTCTGGACGTGATGCTGGAGCACAAGTTCTTCCATCGCGCCAAGAAGGTGCCCGTTACTCTGGAAGAGATTAGGGGCAAGTCCAGTGGCGACAAGAAAGGGGATAAGGAAAAGAACcaggacaaggacaaggagaagGACAAGAAGGACACCGATCCGGAGGCCGAAAACGGCCAGGGCGACGGAGGTGCCTCTGGCAACGAGAAAGAGAAGAAGGAGAAGAAAAAGCGCAAGATCCGCCTGGACATGCATCCCGAGCAGATCTTCGTGGACGGCTCCGAGGCGTACGTGTGGATCTACGATCCCATTCCGCTGCACTACTGGATATTCGGCTTCATCCTGCTGCTGGGCGCCGTGGGCATCTGCCTGTTTCCCCTGTGGCCACCACTGTTGCGAAAGGGTGTCTACTATCTCTCCGTAGCCGCAGCTGGTTTCCTTGTCTTTATTCTGGCTCTGACCGTGGTGCGTCTAATTGTGTTCACCATCGTATGGGCACTAACCGGTGGCAAACTGCACTTCTGGATCTTCCCCAATCTGACCGAGGATGTGGGCTTCTTTGCCTCCTTCTGGCCGCTTTACGAG AGCAACTATAACAGTGAAGGAAATAGCTCCTCCGGCAAGACTGACAAAAAATCCAAGTCAAAGGACAAGAAGAAGGAGAAGGAAAGCGATGCCGAGGACACTGCTGTAGACGCGGATGGGGATGTTGACGGCGATGGTGATGTCGATGCAGAGGTCTCCACACTTGAACCAGAAAAAATCGAGCTTATCAAAGAACACGACACCGATATGGAGATCCGCAAGCGTCGCAAGGTGGGAGCCGATGAATACGAGGATGACGATGTGGACGAAGAGGATCCGCAGACGCAGCCCAAGGATTCCAAAGCTGG AACCCCACGCAACTCGGGATCCGACTCGGAGAGCTCTAGTAAAGATTATGAGATAATCAGTTCAAGTGAAGTGCAAAACGTTGCTGGCAACTAA
- the LOC128261813 gene encoding cytokine-like nuclear factor N-PAC isoform X1 — protein MSKNKKLSLSGGDAAEKFIYKPKDLIWAKMKGFTPWPGMIVDPPLDLLSQQRRANTKCVFFFGSRNFAWIEENNIKPFEGPWKDELAKVSKPAAFRHAMTDIEKYIDDPAEVDEQVNKSCGAPNHATEADFDKIRDGLDSEENVADEAAADANNGVVAHVVGSPDEGEGLDGENNADSSASPATTPAATTKTGAKRTPKAKSVAAVSVKSAKGSATKSAQKRRTSAQQTPSGTSNAKRGKRAASGEAARDAGVDGASSTPTARRRVETDALLASLAAKRAPNAIALLDRPVVTRPETQVIDMSSRSNTLADREIVPSEQTFGFLGLGMMGSTIVKDLIYTGHKVVVWNRTIDKCQPFAEAGAEVKDTPMDVVEAADVIFCCVSDPKGAKDLVFGNCGVLQLKDLNNKAYVEMSTIDPDTSLDIGEGIKQCNGRYLEAQIHGSRQEAADGMLIILAGGDRSVFEECHSCFKTIAKNTFFLGTDIGNACKVNLILQTILGVSLVGLAEALALADRFSISLNDIIDIFDLTSMKSPMLLAKGKEMAKGDFNPQQPLSHMQRDLRLVLNMAENLDQSMPVTSITNEVFKHTKRLGYSEHDSSAVFVRSRF, from the exons ATGTCGAAGAACAAAAAACTGTCGCTGTCGGGCGGCGATGCGGCGGAGAAGTTTATTTACAAACCCAAGGATCTGATATG GGCCAAAATGAAGGGCTTCACACCGTGGCCTGGAATG ATTGTGGATCCACCTCTTGATCTGCTCAGCCAGCAGCGCCGGGCGAATACCAagtgtgtgtttttctttggGTCTAGGAATTT TGCCTGGATTGAGGAGAACAACATCAAGCCCTTCGAAGGGCCTTGGAAGGATGAACTGGCCAAGGTGAGCAAGCCCGCTGCTTTCCGACACGCCATGACGGACATCGAAAAGTATATTGACGACCCCGCCGAGGTAGACGAGCAGGTGAACAAAAGCTGCGGTGCGCCTAATCACGCCACCGAAGCCGATTTCGACAAAATACGAGATGGCCTAGACAGCGAGGAAAATGTGGCAGACGAGGCGGCTGCCGATGCCAACAACGGAGTGGTGGCTCATGTGGTGGGCAGCCCTGATGAGGGCGAGGGCTTGGATGGGGAAAACAATGCAGATTCCTCAGCGTCTCCCGCAACGACGCCGGCAGCCACAACGAAGACAGGTGCTAAGCGGACGCCCAAGGCCAAGTCCGTGGCCGCCGTGTCGGTCAAGTCGGCCAAGGGATCGGCCACAAAATCCGCACAGAAACGGCGCACCTCCGCGCAACAGACGCCCAGTGGGACATCAAATGCCAAGCGAGGCAAGCGGGCTGCCTCCGGAGAAGCAGCGCGGGATGCGGGAGTTGACGGTGCCAGCTCCACGCCTACGGCCAGACGCCGGGTCGAGACTGACGCACTGTTGGCCTCGCTGGCGGCCAAGCGGGCACCGAATGCAATTGCTCTGCTCGACCGTCCGGTGGTCACTCGGCCAGAGACCCAGGTCATCGACATGAGCTCGCGTTCTAACACGCTGGCCGATCGCGAAATCGTGCCCTCAGAGCAGACTTTCGGCTTCCTGGGCCTTGGCATGATGGGATCGACCATAGTCAAGGACTTGATATACACGGGGCACAAGGTTGTGGTTTGGAACCGCACCATCGACAAG TGCCAGCCCTTTGCGGAGGCCGGAGCCGAAGTCAAAGACACTCCCATGGACGTGGTGGAGGCGGCTGACGTTATCTTCTGCTGCGTTTCGGATCCCAAGGGCGCCAAGGAT CTCGTGTTTGGCAACTGTGGCGTTCTGCAGTTGAAGGATTTAAACAACAAGGCCTACGTGGAAATGTCTACCATCGATCCGGACACCTCGTTGGATATTGGTGAGGGTATCAAGCAGTGCAACGGTCGCTATCTGGAGGCACAAATTCACGGCTCGCGCCAAGAGGCGGCGGATGGCATGCTCATCATCCTCGCCGGCGGCGATCGCTCAGTGTTCGAGGAGTGCCACTCGTGCTTCAAGACCATCGCGAAGAACACATTCTTCTTAGGGA CAGATATCGGTAATGCCTGTAAAGTGAACCTCATTTTGCAAACCATTTTGGGAGTGAGTCTGGTCGGGCTGGCCGAGGCGTTAGCACTTG CTGATCGTTTTTCAATTTCGTTAAATGACATCATAGACATCTTCGATTTGACTTCGATGAAATCACCGATGCTGCTGGCCAAAGGCAAAG AAATGGCCAAGGGCGATTTCAATCCACAGCAGCCTTTGAGCCACATGCAACGCGACTTGCGTTTGGTGCTAAACATGGCGGAGAATCTGGACCAGTCAATGCCTGTCACCAGCATCACCAACGAGGTGTTCAAGCACACCAAGCGCTTGGGCTACAGTGAACACGATTCGAGCGCCGTATTCGTAAGATCCAGATTTTAA